A stretch of the Bacillus anthracis str. Vollum genome encodes the following:
- a CDS encoding YitT family protein produces MRNIQSRQIIKEIFMVLIGSFILAAALYHIHFQNHLTEGGFVGIALFIQNFYDISPSISTVIMDIPIILLCASFLGRKMVGYSFLGSISFGVFYSLMENYSPFTIDLSNNLFIAAVVGGALAGIGLGFILRFGGATGGDDILTIVLSKKTRFTIGQIFFVFDAIVLALSLYYLNWTEIAFTILSIAVQAKTLDLIYYPKTEKAEEKQPVSIPMSKKHATN; encoded by the coding sequence ATGAGGAACATCCAAAGTCGACAAATTATTAAAGAAATTTTTATGGTTTTAATCGGTTCATTTATTTTAGCAGCAGCGCTATATCACATTCACTTCCAAAACCACTTAACAGAAGGTGGCTTTGTAGGTATTGCACTATTCATCCAAAATTTTTATGATATTTCACCATCTATTTCAACTGTAATTATGGATATCCCAATTATTTTACTGTGTGCTTCATTTTTAGGTAGAAAAATGGTTGGCTATTCATTCTTAGGTTCAATTTCATTCGGAGTATTTTATTCTCTTATGGAAAATTATTCTCCATTTACGATTGATTTATCAAACAATTTATTTATAGCTGCAGTAGTTGGCGGTGCGTTAGCTGGTATTGGACTCGGTTTTATATTGCGATTTGGCGGTGCAACCGGCGGAGACGATATTTTAACAATTGTATTAAGTAAAAAAACACGTTTTACAATTGGGCAAATTTTCTTCGTCTTTGACGCGATTGTTCTTGCGCTTTCATTATATTATTTAAATTGGACAGAAATTGCTTTTACTATTCTTTCGATTGCCGTACAGGCAAAAACATTGGATTTAATTTATTATCCAAAAACAGAAAAAGCAGAAGAAAAGCAACCAGTATCTATTCCAATGTCCAAAAAGCATGCAACAAATTAA
- a CDS encoding EcsC family protein produces the protein MRSKREQAILDSIKEWESQLVEQEATDFQRMFDKWVHTTIAKLPEKKRKDFFTKADGWLFHLHALIQSSQSQLEARNRILGTSRLFNESIEQLEDLKALSIDQLTYIAEQQTARHRLYSFVQGGATGAGGLLLLTADFPVMIALNVKAVQLIATSFGHDVNKPYEMMLALKVFHASLLPGRLQQYAWYNLLQELEQEDSFFYEGDEAVLQPASTEIILKQILKTFSIYALRRKLFQGIPVIGMAIGSTVNYRLTRNVTEFANRFYQVRHIVEKEKRA, from the coding sequence ATGCGATCGAAGCGAGAACAAGCCATTTTAGACAGTATAAAAGAATGGGAATCGCAATTAGTTGAGCAAGAAGCGACCGATTTTCAAAGAATGTTTGATAAATGGGTACATACTACAATTGCGAAATTACCTGAGAAAAAACGAAAAGATTTCTTTACGAAAGCAGATGGATGGCTCTTTCATTTGCATGCATTGATTCAAAGTTCACAATCACAGTTAGAGGCGCGTAATCGTATCTTAGGAACATCGAGATTATTTAATGAATCGATTGAGCAACTAGAAGATTTAAAAGCATTATCTATCGATCAATTAACATACATAGCAGAGCAGCAAACAGCTCGTCATCGGCTATATTCATTCGTACAAGGCGGAGCAACGGGGGCTGGAGGTTTATTATTATTAACGGCTGATTTTCCGGTTATGATCGCGTTAAATGTGAAGGCTGTCCAACTTATTGCAACATCATTTGGACATGATGTGAACAAGCCTTATGAAATGATGCTTGCGTTAAAGGTATTTCATGCGTCATTACTACCAGGAAGACTTCAGCAATACGCTTGGTACAATTTACTGCAAGAGCTAGAACAAGAAGATTCCTTCTTCTACGAAGGAGACGAAGCGGTGTTACAACCAGCTTCTACTGAAATCATCTTAAAACAAATTTTGAAAACATTCTCGATTTATGCTCTTCGTCGTAAATTATTCCAAGGTATTCCGGTCATTGGAATGGCGATCGGGTCTACAGTGAATTATCGTTTAACAAGAAACGTTACTGAATTTGCAAATAGATTTTATCAAGTACGCCACATAGTTGAGAAGGAAAAAAGAGCATAA
- a CDS encoding DUF1796 family putative cysteine peptidase gives MNLSDIKKEYHAVFSLGQNCWPAWALYQFELSPFFGVIDFMLSPSLEKVNVLLQNRFDRFLQFENLSFISFWDDDAKLRLRDNLYEIDSCHDFKTDVNTPTSWPSYTEIKLNYEHRINRFLTTIETAESILFIRTGGTYEEARSLEHILSQIVKHKFSVLLLIPADVPNVVEEDWGLQHICVIKCPIMDVYQYNEVFWNDLFDGITIRPHS, from the coding sequence ATGAATCTATCCGATATAAAAAAAGAGTATCATGCAGTATTTAGCTTAGGACAAAACTGCTGGCCTGCTTGGGCGTTATATCAATTCGAATTATCACCCTTTTTTGGCGTTATTGATTTTATGCTAAGCCCCTCACTAGAAAAAGTGAATGTATTATTACAAAATCGATTTGACCGTTTTTTACAGTTCGAAAATTTATCCTTCATCTCATTTTGGGATGATGATGCGAAATTAAGACTAAGGGACAATCTTTATGAAATCGACTCCTGTCATGACTTTAAAACAGATGTAAACACACCAACTTCTTGGCCTTCTTATACAGAAATCAAGCTAAATTATGAGCACCGAATTAATCGTTTTCTAACAACAATTGAGACGGCAGAATCCATATTGTTTATTCGAACTGGAGGGACATACGAAGAAGCACGTTCCTTGGAACACATTTTATCTCAAATAGTCAAACATAAATTCTCCGTTCTGTTACTGATTCCTGCGGATGTACCTAATGTTGTGGAAGAAGATTGGGGATTACAGCATATTTGCGTTATAAAATGCCCTATTATGGATGTATATCAGTACAATGAAGTATTTTGGAATGACTTATTTGATGGGATCACAATTCGACCACATTCTTAA
- a CDS encoding NUDIX hydrolase, with the protein MYPRAKAFGLAIHHDHLLVQEYHTSDETYSRPLGGSIELGEKSAHTVIREFKEELHTEVEITNYLGCLENIFHLDGEIAHEIIQLYSLRLLDTSLYKMEKVKIQDEQTVSYAKWIPLTAFIQEKKVLYPDGILTYIKKKKDEIL; encoded by the coding sequence ATGTATCCACGTGCAAAAGCTTTCGGTCTTGCTATACATCATGATCACCTTCTCGTACAAGAATATCATACAAGTGACGAAACATATTCCCGACCTCTTGGCGGTTCAATTGAACTTGGTGAAAAATCAGCACATACTGTTATTCGTGAATTTAAAGAAGAGCTTCATACAGAAGTGGAAATCACCAATTATTTAGGTTGCTTAGAAAACATCTTTCATCTTGATGGAGAAATTGCTCATGAAATCATTCAGCTATATTCTTTACGCTTATTAGACACATCACTATATAAAATGGAAAAAGTGAAGATACAAGATGAGCAAACCGTATCGTATGCGAAATGGATTCCTCTGACAGCATTCATTCAGGAGAAAAAAGTACTATATCCAGATGGAATTTTAACATACATCAAAAAGAAAAAAGACGAAATCCTATAG
- the ackA gene encoding acetate kinase, whose translation MSKIIAINAGSSSLKFQLFEMPSETVLTKGLVERIGLEDSIFTITVDGEKQKEITNIPDHAVAVNMLLKKLTENGIVKSLDEIGGIGHRVVHGGEKFADSVLITDEVLADIEELSDLAPLHNPANVVGIKAFQEVLPNVPAVAVFDTAFHQTMPESAFLYSLPYEYYEKFGIRKYGFHGTSHKYVTERAAELLGRPLESLSLLSCHLGNGASIAAVEGGKSIDTSMGFTPLAGVTMGTRSGNIDPALIPYIMEKTGQTVEEVVSVLNKKSGMLGLTGYSSDLRDIIAKEEEGDHRAKVALDVFVSRIHKYIGSYTARMKGVDAIIFTAGVGENSAIIRERVLEGLEYMGVYFDAKRNNVFGEEAFINFPHSPVKIIVIPTDEEVMIARDVLRLGNIG comes from the coding sequence ATGTCAAAAATCATCGCGATTAACGCAGGAAGCTCTTCCTTAAAATTCCAATTATTTGAAATGCCAAGTGAAACAGTATTAACAAAAGGTTTAGTAGAACGTATCGGTTTAGAAGATAGTATCTTCACTATTACTGTAGATGGCGAAAAACAAAAAGAAATTACAAACATTCCAGATCACGCAGTAGCAGTTAATATGCTTCTTAAAAAATTAACTGAAAACGGAATCGTTAAATCTCTAGATGAGATTGGCGGTATCGGTCACCGTGTTGTTCACGGCGGCGAAAAATTTGCTGACTCTGTTCTAATTACTGATGAAGTATTAGCTGATATCGAAGAATTAAGCGATTTAGCACCACTTCATAACCCAGCAAACGTTGTTGGTATTAAAGCATTCCAAGAAGTATTACCAAACGTACCAGCAGTAGCAGTGTTCGATACAGCATTCCACCAAACAATGCCGGAATCTGCATTCCTATACAGCTTACCGTATGAGTACTACGAAAAGTTCGGTATCCGTAAGTACGGTTTCCACGGAACTTCTCATAAATATGTAACTGAGCGTGCGGCTGAACTATTAGGTCGTCCACTTGAGAGCTTAAGCTTACTTTCTTGTCACTTAGGTAACGGTGCAAGTATCGCAGCAGTAGAAGGCGGTAAATCTATCGATACTTCTATGGGCTTCACTCCACTTGCTGGTGTAACAATGGGTACACGTTCTGGTAACATTGACCCTGCGTTAATTCCATACATCATGGAAAAAACAGGCCAAACAGTAGAAGAAGTAGTTAGCGTATTAAACAAGAAGAGTGGTATGTTAGGTCTTACTGGTTACTCTAGTGACCTACGTGACATCATTGCGAAAGAAGAAGAAGGCGACCACCGTGCGAAAGTAGCACTTGATGTATTCGTAAGCCGTATCCACAAATACATCGGTTCTTACACTGCTCGTATGAAAGGTGTAGACGCAATCATCTTCACAGCTGGTGTAGGTGAAAACAGTGCGATTATTCGTGAACGCGTATTAGAAGGCCTTGAGTACATGGGCGTATACTTCGATGCAAAACGCAATAACGTATTCGGTGAGGAAGCATTCATCAACTTCCCACATTCTCCAGTAAAAATTATTGTAATTCCAACTGACGAAGAAGTTATGATCGCTCGTGACGTACTACGTCTTGGAAACATCGGTTAA